A genome region from Gossypium hirsutum isolate 1008001.06 chromosome A04, Gossypium_hirsutum_v2.1, whole genome shotgun sequence includes the following:
- the LOC107948544 gene encoding fructose-bisphosphate aldolase 6, cytosolic: MSCFISKYADELAKNAAYIGTPGKGILAADESTGTIGKRLSSINVENVEDNRRALRELLFTTPGALQHLSGVILFEETLYQKTASGKPFVDVLKEGGVLPGIKVDKGTVELNGTHGETFTQGLDGLAQRCQKYYEAGARFAKWRAVLKISANEPTELAIQENANGLAMYAAICQQCGLVPIVEPEILVDGSHDIKKCAAVTERVLAACYKALNDHHVMLEGTLLKPNMVTPGSDSPKVAPEVIAEYTVRALQRTVPAAVPAIVFLSGGQSEEEATLNLNAMNKLQTKKPWSLSFSFGRALQQSTLKAWAGKEENVKKAQDAFLVRCKANSEATLGTYKGDAKISEGAAESLHVKDYKY, translated from the exons ATGTCTTGCTTCATTAGCAAATATGCTG ATGAGTTGGCTAAAAACGCTGCTTACATTGGAACCCCTGGAAAGGGTATCCTTGCTGCTGATGAATCCACTGGCACCATCGGCAAGCGTCTTTCAAGTATTAATGTAGAGAATGTTGAAGACAACAGGCGTGCTCTCCGTGAGCTCCTATTCACAACTCCTGGAGCTCTTCAGCACCTCAGTGGTGTTATTCTCTTTGAGGAAACCCTTTATCAAAAAACCGCTTCGG GCAAGCCCTTCGTTGATGTTTTGAAGGAAGGTGGTGTCCTCCCTGGCATCAAGGTTGACAAGGGTACGGTTGAGCTTAATGGAACCCATGGCGAAACTTTCACCCAGGGTCTAGATGGCCTTGCACAGCGATGCCAGAAGTACTATGAAGCTGGTGCCCGCTTTGCTAAATGGCGTGCTGTCCTTAAGATTAGTGCTAATGAACCAACCGAGCTTGCAATCCAAGAAAATGCCAACGGGCTAGCTATGTATGCTGCCATCTGCCAGCAATGTGGCCTTGTCCCCATTGTTGAGCCTGAAATTCTTGTTGACGGATCACATGACATTAAAAAGTGTGCTGCGGTGACAGAGCGTGTTCTTGCTGCTTGCTACAAGGCTTTGAATGATCACCATGTCATGCTTGAAGGTACTCTTTTGAAGCCTAACATGGTGACCCCCGGTTCTGACTCCCCGAAGGTTGCCCCAGAGGTTATTGCTGAGTACACTGTCCGTGCCTTGCAGCGTACCGTCCCTGCTGCAGTTCCCGCTATTGTGTTCTTGTCTGGTGGGCAAAGTGAGGAGGAGGCTACCCTTAACCTTAATGCCATGAACAAGCTCCAGACCAAGAAACCATGGTCACTCTCTTTCTCATTTGGACGTGCCCTTCAGCAGAGCACTCTCAAGGCCTGGGCTGGAAAGGAGGAAAACGTGAAGAAAGCACAAGATGCTTTCCTTGTTAGGTGCAAGGCTAACTCGGAGGCCACCTTGGGTACATACAAGGGTGATGCAAAGATTAGTGAGGGTGCTGCAGAGAGCCTTCATGTTAAGGACTACAAATACTAA